From the genome of Pseudomonas helvetica:
CTGTCAAGCGGTTATTTTCAGAAGTTTTCAAAGTTTCCTTTGCAACTTCAACCACTTGCGCTTCCGATCTCTCGTTAGCGGGAGGCGAATTCTACAGCGTTACTCGCTGCTGTCAACACCTCTTTTTCTCCGCTTTCGACCGAGACGATCGAACCGTTAAAAGAGCCAAACAACACCGCCCTTTCAACTCCTTCAGGCTTCGATGAACTGAAGCGTAACCGCTGCCGAAAACTGCGTAACTCTTTGTTTACCAAGGAGTTTTCTGTTTCGACTGCGCCGGAAGTGGGGCGAATTATAGACAGATATAATTCGCCGTCAACCCCTAATTTCAGCCTTACTCGGATTTAAGCGTAATACGCGCAAATGCCTTCTTTCCGGCCTGGCAAACATGGGTCGCGCCCAGTGCATATATAAAGGTGCGATCAACCACTTCGCCATCTATACGCACACCGCCCGAACCGAGCAGATCACGTGCGACTGCCGAGTTCTTCACCAGCCCCGCCTTATTAAGCACAGCCGCAATCGGCATATCCTCAGTCGCAGTCAGCTCGATCTCTGGCAAGTCATCCGGCAACTCACCTTCCTTCATACGGTTACCCGCGCCACGGTGAGCGTTCGCCGCCGCCTCCTCACCATGGAAGCGCGCAACAATCTCTTCGGCCAGCTTGATCTTGATATCCCGCGGATTGGCGCCAGCTTCAACATCTGCACGCAACGCATCAATCTCTTCCATGGAGCGGAAGCTGAGCAACTCGAAGTAACGCCACATCAGCACGTCCGGAATCGAAACCAGCTTGCCGTACATGACACCTGGCGCTTCCTGGATACCGACGTAGTTACCCAATGACTTGGACATCTTCTTCACGCCATCCAATCCTTCGAGCAATGGCATGGTCAGAATGCATTGAGCCTCCTGACCATAACTGCGCTGCAGCTCACGCCCCATCAGCAGGTTGAACTTCTGATCGGTGCCGCCCAGCTCGACGTCCGCGCGCAACGCGACCGAGTCATACCCCTGAACCAGCGGATACAGGAACTCGTGGATAGCGATTGGTTGATTGGTCGAATAGCGCTTGTCGAAGTCGTCGCGCTCAAGCATCCGCGCCACAGTGTATTGCGAGGTCAGACGAATGAAATCCGCAGGCCCCATCTGATCCATCCAGGTGGAGTTGAAAGCCACCTCGGTTTTCGCCGGATCAAGAATCTTGAACACCTGAGTCTTATAGGTCTCGGCATTTTCGAGAACCTGCTCACGCGTCAACGGAGGACGGGTAGCACTCTTGCCACTCGGATCACCGATCATCCCGGTGAAGTCACCTATAAGGAAGATCACCTGGTGACCCAGATCCTGGAACTGGCGCAGCTTATTAATAAGCACCGTGTGGCCCAGGTGCAAATCCGGCGCAGTCGGATCGAAGCCAGCCTTAATACGCAGCGGCTGGCCGCGCTTGAGCTTCTCGATCAGCTCGGACTCGACCAACAGTTCTTCCGCACCACGTTTGATCAGCGCTAGCTGCTCTTCAACCGACTTCATAACAGACCCGCAAGGCTCAGATTCAAAGGGAACCAACCATACAAGATCGCGCACCAAATACAAGTTTTGCCCGGCGCACGGACGCCAATCCGCGAACAGAGCATTCGCGACTTGCTTAAGAGATGATTTGGTTATATTTTATACAGTTATTTCATCTTCATCATGTCATTCATCTTTTCCAATTCATCTTTTCCAAAGTCAAATTACCTATGATCACAGAACCGTCTAAAGCGCCGCCGCTTTATCCGAAGACCCACCTGCTCGCGGCAAGTGGCATTGCTGCCCTCCTCAGCCTGGCGCTCCTGGTATTCCCTTCCAGTGACGTTGAAGCCAAAAAGACAACCCTGAGTCTTGAACTGGAACGTCCCGCAGAACAACTGACACAAGATCAAGACGCTGCTGACGCCGTCCAAGCCACAAACGAGCCGGTCGAATCTCCATTCGCCCAGATCGAAGACAGTACCGACGATAGCAAGGAAACGGCTAAAGCAGCCCCGGCACCAGCCGTTGAAGAGAAGAAAGCGCCAGGCCACCGGGAAGTGATCGTTGCCAAAGGCGACACGCTCTCCACATTGTTCGAGAAAGTCGGGCTTCCAGCGGCTTCGGTGCACGACGTATTGGCCAGCGACAAGCAAGCCAAGCAGTTCACCCAGCTCAAACACGGCCAGAAACTCGAATTCGAACTCGGCCGCGACGGCCAGTTGACCAATCTGCACAGCAAGATCAATGACGCTGAAAGCATCAGCCTGAGCAAAAACGCCAAGGGCTATACCTTTAACCGCATTACAGCCAAGCCAACCGTGCGCTCCGCCTATGTTCACGGCGTGATCAACAGCTCGCTTTCGCAATCCGCGGCGCGTGCCGGGCTGTCCCACAGCCTCACCATGGACATGGCCAGCGTGTTTGGCTACGACGTCGACTTCGCCCAGGATATTCGCCAGGGTGACGAGTTCGACGTGATCTACGAACAGAAAGTCGTCAACGGCAAAGCTGTCGGCAATGGCCCTATTCTTTCCGCCCGTTTCACCAACCGTGGCAAGACGTACACCGCCGTGCGTTACACCAACAAGCAAGGCAACAGCAGCTACTACACGGCCGAAGGCAATAGCATGCGCAAGGCGTTCATTCGTACGCCGGTGGACTTCGCCCGTATTAGCTCGCGTTTCTCCATGGGTCGCAAGCATCCAATTCTGAACAAAATTCGCGCGCACAAAGGCGTCGACTACGCAGCGCCTCGTGGCACGCCGATCAAGGCTGCCGGTGACGGCAAAGTGCTGCTGGCCGGTCGCCGCGGTGGTTACGGCAACACCGTTATCATTCAGCACGGCAACACCTACCGCACGCTGTACGGACACATGCAAGGCTTCGCCAAAGGCGTCAAGACTGGCGGCAACGTCAAGCAAGGCCAAGTGATTGGCTATATCGGCACTACCGGACTCTCGACCGGCCCGCACTTGCACTACGAGTTCCAGGTCAACGGCGTTCACGTCGACCCGCTGGGTCAGAAACTGCCAATGGCCGATCCGATCGCCAAGTCCGAGCGCGCACGCTTCCTGCAACAAAGCCAGCCGCTGATGGCGCGCATGGAGCAAGAAAAAGCCACCCTGCTAGCCTCGAGCAAACGCTAAGCCATGGCGCTCTATATAGGTGTGATGTCCGGTACCAGCCTTGATGGCCTGGACATTGCGCTGATCGAGCAAGCACCGGCGATCAAACTGATCGCCACGCACTACATTCCCATGCCCGAATCCCTGCGCACCGAGCTGCTTGGCTTGTGCGCCAGCGGACCTGACGAGATAGCCCGCAGCGCCATTGCCCAGCAAAACTGGGTAAAACTGGCCGCTCAGGGCATCAATACCCTGCTTGCAGATCAACACCTGAAACCTGATGACATCCGAGCGATTGGCAGCCACGGCCAGACTATTCGCCACGAGCCCGCACGCGGCTTCACCGTGCAGATCGGCAACCCTGCCCTGTTGACTGAACTGACCGGAATCACTGTCGTCAGCGACTTTCGTAGCCGCGACGTGGCTGCAGGCGGGCAAGGCGCGCCGCTGGTTCCAGCCTTCCATGAAGCCTTGTTTGAACAGCGCAGCGGCAACCGTGCAGTCTTGAATGTTGGCGGTTTCAGCAATCTCAGCCTGATCGAGACCGGCAAACCCGTCTCGGGCTTTGACTGCGGCCCAGGCAATGTCCTGCTGGACGCCTGGATTCACCAACAACGCGGCGAGACCTTCGACCGTGACGGCCAGTGGGCTGCAAGCGGCAGCGTAGAGCCCGTGCTGCTGAAGGCCCTGCTCGGTGATCCGTTCTTCCTGACCAAGGGCCCCAAAAGCACCGGCCGCGAAGTATTCAACCTGCAATGGCTGACACAACACCTTGCGCGCCTGCCCGCATTTGCTGCACAAGACGTGCAAGCCACGCTGCTTGAGCTGACGGCGCTGACCATCGTCGAATCGCTACAAGCCGCACAAGCCGATACGCAA
Proteins encoded in this window:
- the tyrS gene encoding tyrosine--tRNA ligase; the encoded protein is MKSVEEQLALIKRGAEELLVESELIEKLKRGQPLRIKAGFDPTAPDLHLGHTVLINKLRQFQDLGHQVIFLIGDFTGMIGDPSGKSATRPPLTREQVLENAETYKTQVFKILDPAKTEVAFNSTWMDQMGPADFIRLTSQYTVARMLERDDFDKRYSTNQPIAIHEFLYPLVQGYDSVALRADVELGGTDQKFNLLMGRELQRSYGQEAQCILTMPLLEGLDGVKKMSKSLGNYVGIQEAPGVMYGKLVSIPDVLMWRYFELLSFRSMEEIDALRADVEAGANPRDIKIKLAEEIVARFHGEEAAANAHRGAGNRMKEGELPDDLPEIELTATEDMPIAAVLNKAGLVKNSAVARDLLGSGGVRIDGEVVDRTFIYALGATHVCQAGKKAFARITLKSE
- a CDS encoding anhydro-N-acetylmuramic acid kinase, translating into MALYIGVMSGTSLDGLDIALIEQAPAIKLIATHYIPMPESLRTELLGLCASGPDEIARSAIAQQNWVKLAAQGINTLLADQHLKPDDIRAIGSHGQTIRHEPARGFTVQIGNPALLTELTGITVVSDFRSRDVAAGGQGAPLVPAFHEALFEQRSGNRAVLNVGGFSNLSLIETGKPVSGFDCGPGNVLLDAWIHQQRGETFDRDGQWAASGSVEPVLLKALLGDPFFLTKGPKSTGREVFNLQWLTQHLARLPAFAAQDVQATLLELTALTIVESLQAAQADTQELLVCGGGAHNATLMARLASLLPGAKVSSTANYGVDPDWVEAMAFAWLAHCCLESIPANRPSVTGARGLRVLGAIYPV
- a CDS encoding peptidoglycan DD-metalloendopeptidase family protein, giving the protein MITEPSKAPPLYPKTHLLAASGIAALLSLALLVFPSSDVEAKKTTLSLELERPAEQLTQDQDAADAVQATNEPVESPFAQIEDSTDDSKETAKAAPAPAVEEKKAPGHREVIVAKGDTLSTLFEKVGLPAASVHDVLASDKQAKQFTQLKHGQKLEFELGRDGQLTNLHSKINDAESISLSKNAKGYTFNRITAKPTVRSAYVHGVINSSLSQSAARAGLSHSLTMDMASVFGYDVDFAQDIRQGDEFDVIYEQKVVNGKAVGNGPILSARFTNRGKTYTAVRYTNKQGNSSYYTAEGNSMRKAFIRTPVDFARISSRFSMGRKHPILNKIRAHKGVDYAAPRGTPIKAAGDGKVLLAGRRGGYGNTVIIQHGNTYRTLYGHMQGFAKGVKTGGNVKQGQVIGYIGTTGLSTGPHLHYEFQVNGVHVDPLGQKLPMADPIAKSERARFLQQSQPLMARMEQEKATLLASSKR